A single region of the Schizosaccharomyces osmophilus chromosome 3, complete sequence genome encodes:
- the tfa2 gene encoding transcription factor TFIIE beta subunit, TFIIEB, Tfa2 produces MSSLSEQLSSFKKKVANQPVYAKPQVHTSTSPTASVRSNTPNEPTSAVSSPGLTLKKRRSKANLVYSQPADSGVGTHYLSQLHYAVEYLKERNDPKTAEEIASYLSTPLTPMLLKLLKKNERIYYDERTETFAFKPLHNIRSAPGLLAYLDSQKTHTGMSIKELRDGWPNVVAELEELEKQGEVLLLRTRKDGIPRMVWRNDKSSNCVIDKEFQTVWHEIPIPPTLDLASELGKYGLKPTSVDPSTIKKPAASTAQKQKKPKTRRGKVTNTHLNILRDYSSMKH; encoded by the exons ATGAGTTCTTTAAGTGAACAATTATCatcctttaaaaaaaaagtcgcCAACCAGCCTGTCTATGCCAAACCACAAGTCCATACATCAACATCACCGACAGCCAGTGTCCGCTCTAATACTCCAAATGAACCTACTTCAGCCGTATCAAGCCCAGGATTGACGCTGAAGAAACGTCGTTCCAAGGCGAACTTGG TGTACTCTCAACCAGCCGATTCAGGAGTCGGAACCCATTACTTATCTCAACTTCATTATGCCGTCGAATATTTGAAGGAGAGAAATGACCCTAAAACCGCAGAAGAGATTGCTTCATATCTTTCGACGCCATTGACACCTATGTTATTAAAgctcttgaaaaaaaatgaacgTATTTATTATGATGAACGAACAGAAACTTTTGCCTTTAAACCTTTACATAATATTCGCTCTGCTCCTGGGCTCTTGGCTTATTTGGATTCTCAAAAGACACATACAGGAATGAGTATCAAGGAGCTTAGGGACGGCTGGCCAAATGTTGTAGCTGAATtagaagaacttgaaaaacaagGGGAAGTTCTACTGCTGAGAACTCGGAAAGATGGAATTCCCAGAATGGTATGGAGAAACGACAAAAGTAGCAATTGCGTTATCGACAAGGAATTCCAAACTGTCTGGCATGAAATCCCCATTCCTCCCACCTTGGATTTGGCATCTGAACTTGGAAAGTATGGCTTGAAGCCGACAAGCGTAGATCCCTCAACCATCAAAAAACCAGCAGCATCTACTgctcaaaaacaaaagaaacctAAAACCAGACGTGGAAAGGTTACAAATACCCATCTTAATATTCTTAGAGATTACAGCTCTATGAAACATTAA
- the get4 gene encoding TRC complex (ER membrane insertion) subunit Get4, translated as MSVMESKIKRAEARLREDPYEGHQMIRTLVNRQVMSKKYDDSIALLYSGAKTLFELEQSGSAGDLSIYLMDVFMKASSSVSMDNKAKALALLGSFPSEEGSKKQYVKKLLEWTNCTGPQGDRDVHASVGIMFAKWGDPVSAERHLVLGNEKCPAFYAQMLFNWAHASKHEDPALFIGRAVLKYLLVGSPADALQCLTKFMQLFERSGQSPDETFTIDGIRIPAYNSYPYLNYLHLLVLAAYRKDKETYISLLQKYPKKPEWESALAKVEDVYFGIRPVNPQPNILSNLMSSLFTNPSGGGNAIDLE; from the exons atGAGCGTCATGgaatcaaaaattaaaagagcAGAAGCAAG ATTACGGGAAGACCCTTATGAAGGTCATCAAATGATTCGTACTTTAGTAAATCG ACAGGTTATGTCTAAGAAATACGATGACTCAATTGCTTTACTATACTCTGGTGCAAAGACTCTATTCGAACTCGAGCAGAGTGGAAGTGCCGGAGATTTATCAATTTATTTGATGGATGTTTTCATGAAGGCATCGAGTTCTGTGTCAATGGACAACAAAG CAAAAGCTTTAGCTCTTCTTGGAAGTTTTCCATCCGAAGAGGGaagcaaaaagcaatatGTCAAGAAACTTCTTGA GTGGACAAATTGTACTGGTCCTCAGGGCGATCGTGATGTCCATGCATCAGTCGGTATCATGTTTGCGAAAT GGGGAGATCCAGTTTCCGCCGAGCGACACCTAGTCTTgggaaatgaaaaatgtCCTGCTTTTTATGCTCAAATGCTGTTTAATTGGGCTCATGCTTCAAAACACGAAGACCCTGCTTTATTTATCGGACGTGCTGTTCTCAAGTATCTTTTGGTCGGAAGTCCAGCTGATGCCCTTCAATGTTTAACTAAGTTCATGCAGTTGTTCGAACGATCCGGACAATCACCGGACGAGACTTTCACCATTGATGGAATCCGGATTCCAGCTTATAACTCTTATCCTTACCTCAACTACTTACATTTGCTTGTCCTTGCTGCTTATCGAAAGGACAAGGAAACATATATTTCgcttttgcaaaaataCCCAAAGAAACCCGAATGGGAGTCG GCTCTCGCTAAAGTCGAGGACGTTTATTTTGGTATTCGTCCTGTCAACCCCCAACCCAATATCTTGTCAAACCTCATGAGTTCCTTGTTTACCAATCCTTCAGGAGGGGGAAATGCTATTGACTTGGAGTAA
- a CDS encoding triglyceride lipase-cholesterol esterase, giving the protein MLRLPFLRRLKWNEYVSLFLGFLFVMFEKLLSGVVFAIHFTLGSVWKKFYREWTKRYPEKPATPFVERARAIHDADDIRQMCSISGYNVEEHLVRTQDDYILCIHRISKDSPGKIGMSIPKRLPVVYCHHGLLMNSEVWACNIDPDNCLIYQLVNEGYDVWLGNNRGNKYSRQHLRFDSTDLDFWNFSIDDFAHYDIPDTIDYILNTSEQKQLTYIGFSQGSAQAFAALSVQPLLNEKVNCFIALAPAMSPNGLHNQIVDAFVKARPSILFFLFGRKSILPSAGFWQSILPSALFNRVLSFCLLQLFNWSCAAISPLQRHASFAHLYSYTSVKCLVHWFQIMRCAEFRMYDNDQIAHDYFSKHYRAARFPTKNIRTPILLFWGDSDSLVDIQSMLNSLPPMAEQIRILGYEHLDMIWADTTHMYVNPLVLERLGVIYAGSRSKESAKEKATEFQSLRTQKQYEGDEDYEEEKAEEDKKVDTRSKRGKKRQKKWGWNLNEEDSKKTYQSNVDPTI; this is encoded by the exons ATGCTTCGTTTACCATTTCTCAGACGCTTAAAATG GAACGAATATGTATCTCTCTTTCTGGggtttttatttgttatGTTTGAGAAATTGCTTTCGGGTGTTGTGTTTGCAATTCACTTCACACTTGGGTCTGTATGGAAGAAATTTTATAGAGAATGGACAAAACGATATCCGGAAAAGCCTGCGACCCCGTTTGTTGAACGAGCTCGGGCCATTCACGATGCAGATGATATTCGTCAGATGTGCAGTATTTCTGGATACAACGTTGAGGAACACCTTGTAAGGACTCAAGATGATTACATTCTTTGTATTCATAGAATATCAAAGGACAGTCCTGGAAAAATAGGCATGTCAATTCCTAAAAGGCTACCCGTCGTATACTGCCATCATGGACTATTGATGAATTCCGAAGTGTGGGCTTGTAACATTGATCCGGACAACTGTTTAATATATCAACTTGTTAATGAAGGATATGACGTTTGG CTTGGGAATAACAGGGGAAATAAGTACAGTCGGCAGCATCTCCGGTTTGACTCTACAGATCTCGacttttggaattttaGCATTGATGACTTTGCTCACTACGACATTCCCGACACTATTGATTACATTTTGAATACTTCTGAGCAAAAGCAGCTAACTTATATTGGATTTTCTCAAGGAAGCGCACAAGCATTTGCCGCACTAAGTGTTCAGCCTCTgttaaatgaaaaagtgAATTGTTTCATAGCGTTGGCACCCGCAATGAGTCCCAATGGATTGCACAATCAGATTGTTGATGCCTTTGTAAAGGCACGACCctctattttatttttcctctttGGTCGGAAGTCCATCCTACCGTCGGCTGGCTTTTGGCAAAGCATACTAC CAAGCGCACTTTTTAATCGTGTATTGTCTTTCTGTCTTCTACAGTTGTTTAACTGGAGCTGTGCTGCTATATCACCGTTGCAGCGACATGCGTCATTTGCTCATTTGTATTCGTATACAAGCGTAAAGTGCCTTGTCCATTGGTTTCAAATCATGCGCTGTGCAGAGTTTCGAATGTACGACAATGATCAGATTGCCCATGACTACTTTTCCAAGCATTATAGAGCTGCCCGATTTCCGACGAAGAATATCCGTACTCCCATTCTGTTGTTTTGGGGCGATTCAGATTCCTTGGTAGATATCCAATCCATGCTGAACTCTCTACCTCCAATGGCTGAGCAGATTAGG ATCCTGGGGTATGAGCATTTGGATATGATATGGGCAGATACGACTCATATGTATGTAAATCCTCTAGTATTGGAGCGGCTTGGTGTGATTTATGCTGGCTCGCgctcaaaagaaagtgCTAAAGAAAAGGCTACCGAATTTCAGAGCCTACGAACTCAAAAGCAGTACGAAGGAGACGAGGAttatgaagaagagaaggCCGAGGAAGACAAAAAGGTGGATACACGCTCAAAACGTGGTAAGAAAAGGCAGAAAAAATGGGGATGGAATTTGAATGAAGAGGATTCGAAAAAGACATACCAATCAAACGTAGACCCTACTATTTGA
- a CDS encoding P-type ATPase P5 type, producing the protein MTSPRSIRGKNSITSMGSKKSLNTYLASSLMSHDSIFDGPGVGTSVPSSISSFHHKTQRRSSDASVSQFSMDYLQSEYNLSRYNDTDSIAAASSVDYPNIYRDNGSAVYSDEEEITEMMLEELNFHPILRRESPGEAAGLSEDGCCQIMYLIEEDLEVGIAGYRTNKFHARIYNMLCILTFGLVYLVMRWLPRHYIRFIGKREPLATAEWLTIETQWSEISKYDIQVQPYENSLSSIFGASIRVATPEGTDNDPFVENFRYVNYRYMKFIFHPILERFLIQQDWKDPRWIRDTNVVKEGLERDAINDRTKIFGQNIIDLETKGVIQLLLDEVLHPFYIFQVFSIILWSLDAYYYYAICIFTISVVSIIGSLIETRTTLKRMREMSRFTCPVRVYRDGFWASIPSTDLVVGDVFEISDPELTVFPADALLLSGDCIVNESMLTGESIPVSKIPATDQGMKDLFAFSRIIPPSLSKHFLFGGTKIIQVRKPFVNEKEEGASLAMVVRTGFNTTKGALVRSMIFPKPTNFGFYRDSFRFITAMFIIALVGFVFSSINLLTIGVPARTIIVRALDLITIVVPPALPATLTIGTTFAISRLRRQGIFCISPQRVNVSGKLDLITFDKTGTLTEDGLDIMGVSVIEDSKLTDLRINPSTLCSKDLLSNDSPSNLLFTMATCHMLRRVEGELLGDPLDLKMFEFTDWTYSEDNFTNKLASSEQSEDAAYMRTQQLIPPTVSPPWNDPSINYSESDLELGIIRTFEFVSQLRRMAVIVKHGQCKKMDIYVKGAPEVMPSICKPESFPGNYQDVLDYYTHNGFRVIACASKHLENCTWAKAQRMKRTQVESDLDFCGFIVFENKLKSTTVPVINELEDSNIRTVMCTGDNVLTSICVGKRCGMLPEDGLVFVPRFEEEELIGDTASRKLIWQSIEDNDVYLDPQTLHPVVDSASRNLLSSEFKRFKSYHMAITGDVFRWLVDYAPAELFNVILLKTQIYARMSPSEKNELVSCFQKVDYCVGFCGDGANDCGALKAADVGISLSEAEASVAAPFTSRWFEISCVLDVIKDGRAALVTSFGCFQYMALYSAIQFFTVSMLYTTNSNLGDFQFLFIDLAIILPIALFMGRSKPYHRLARKRPTANLVSKRILSPLIGQIFFICTFQYIILRLVRQQPWYIPPPAAGSEKSSIANSDVTSLFIFSCFQYILIGLVLTVGPPYRQRMWRNVSFTVSICGLLGIAVYLTKLHDENNYFMKLFYLTPMSDGFQNLIILCAIIYYVCAASGQQYIFRGLINTISRLYRRMQNKRKVSKKLYKRLSAKLHNEQV; encoded by the coding sequence ATGACTTCTCCTAGATCTATTCGGGGAAAGAACTCAATTACCTCAATGGGTTCTAAAAAATCACTGAACACATACCTGGCGAGCTCTTTAATGAGTCATGACAGTATTTTTGATGGTCCTGGTGTAGGAACAAGTGTCCCATCTAGTATTTCTAGTTTCCATCACAAAACACAGCGACGTTCGTCCGATGCTAGTGTAAGTCAATTTAGCATGGACTATTTGCAGTCTGAATACAACTTGAGTCGATATAATGACACAGATTCTATCGCAGCAGCTAGCAGCGTAGATTACCCCAATATCTATCGTGATAATGGTTCTGCAGTTTACAgtgatgaagaagagatCACAGAGATGATGCTGGAAGAACTTAACTTTCACCCAATCTTGCGACGAGAATCTCCCGGAGAAGCCGCTGGACTAAGTGAAGATGGCTGTTGCCAAATTATGTATTTGATAGAAGAAGACCTCGAGGTTGGAATTGCTGGTTACAGGACCAACAAATTCCATGCTAGGATATACAATATGTTATGTATCTTAACCTTTGGTCTTGTTTATTTAGTAATGAGATGGCTTCCTAGGCATTACATTCGGTTTATTGGTAAACGTGAACCCCTTGCTACTGCTGAATGGCTAACTATCGAAACTCAGTGGAGTGAGATTTCGAAATATGACATTCAGGTTCAGCCTTATGaaaattctctttcatCTATTTTTGGTGCCTCTATTCGTGTAGCTACGCCGGAAGGTACCGATAATGatccttttgttgaaaactttCGTTATGTAAACTATCGCTACATGAAGTTTATTTTCCATCCTATATTAGAAAGATTCCTTATTCAACAGGATTGGAAGGATCCCCGGTGGATCCGTGATACGAACGTTGTTAAAGAAGGTTTGGAACGTGATGCTATCAATGATCGCACGAAAATATTCGGTCAAAATATTATTGATTTAGAAACTAAAGGTGTTATTCAGCTTTTGCTGGATGAGGTTTTGCATCCAttctatatttttcaagttttctCCATCATCCTTTGGTCTTTAGATGCTTATTATTACTATGCTATTTGCATTTTCACTATTTCAGTAGTATCTATCATTGGAAGCTTAATCGAAACTCGAACGACTTTGAAGCGTATGCGAGAAATGTCTAGGTTTACTTGTCCCGTCCGTGTCTATCGCGATGGCTTTTGGGCTAGCATTCCATCAACTGACTTGGTTGTTGGCGACGTCTTTGAAATCTCGGATCCAGAACTAACGGTGTTTCCAGCTGATGcacttttgctttcaggTGACTGCATCGTTAATGAAAGTATGCTAACTGGTGAATCCATACccgtttcaaaaattcctgCTACCGATCAAGGAATGAAAGATCTTTTCGCATTTTCTAGAATTATACCTCCTTCACTCTCAAAACACTTCCTTTTTGGAGGAACAAAAATAATTCAAGTGCGCAAACCATTTGTaaatgagaaagaagaaggcGCTTCTCTCGCTATGGTTGTTCGTACTGGTTTCAACACCACGAAAGGTGCTTTAGTGCGATCCATGATTTTCCCAAAACCAACGAACTTCGGCTTTTATCGCGATTCTTTTCGATTTATCACTGCTATGTTCATTATCGCTCTTGTTGGATTTGTCTTTAGCTCTATCAATTTATTGACCATAGGTGTTCCTGCTAGAACTATAATTGTTCGTGCGTTGGATCTTATCACCATTGTAGTTCCTCCTGCCTTACCTGCAACTCTTACCATTGGTACCACGTTTGCAATCTCGAGGTTAAGAAGGCAGGGAATTTTCTGCATTAGTCCTCAGCGCGTAAATGTAAGCGGAAAGCTTGATCTCATTACTTTTGATAAGACTGGAACCCTTACAGAAGATGGACTTGATATTATGGGTGTTTCCGTTATTGAGGATTCTAAATTAACTGATTTGCGAATTAATCCTAGTACATTATGTTCGAAAGATTTGCTTTCTAATGATAGCCCTTCTAATTTATTGTTTACGATGGCTACTTGCCATATGCTTCGTCGTGTGGAAGGCGAACTACTAGGAGATCCGTTAGATTTGAAAATGTTTGAGTTTACGGATTGGACATATTCTGAAGATAATTTCACAAACAAGCTGGCTTCTTCTGAACAATCTGAAGATGCCGCTTATATGAGAACTCAGCAACTAATACCACCTACCGTGTCACCTCCGTGGAATGATCCCTCAATTAATTATTCCGAAAGCGATTTAGAACTCGGTATAATCCGAACTTTCGAATTTGTTTCTCAGCTTCGCCGTATGGCTGTAATAGTGAAACATGGACAATGTAAAAAAATGGACATTTATGTAAAAGGTGCCCCTGAAGTTATGCCTTCTATATGCAAACCTGAGTCGTTTCCTGGAAATTACCAAGATGTATTAGATTACTATACTCATAATGGTTTTCGGGTTATAGCTTGCGCATCCAAACATTTGGAGAATTGTACATGGGCGAAAGCACAAAGGATGAAACGGACACAAGTTGAATCTGATTTGGACTTTTGCGgatttattgtttttgagaACAAACTGAAATCTACCACTGTTCCGGTTATCAATGAATTAGAAGATTCAAATATCAGAACAGTGATGTGTACCGGCGATAATGTACTGACCTCTATATGTGTTGGTAAACGGTGTGGTATGCTTCCAGAAGATGGTTTGGTCTTTGTACCGCGatttgaggaagaagagttAATCGGAGATACTGCCTCTCGTAAACTCATATGGCAGTCAATTGAGGATAACGATGTTTACTTGGATCCTCAAACTCTTCATCCTGTGGTTGATTCAGCAAGTCGTAATTTATTATCAAGTGAGTTTAAACGATTTAAGTCTTATCACATGGCTATAACGGGTGATGTATTTCGCTGGTTAGTTGATTATGCTCCCGCAGAGCTTTTCAACGTCATATTACTTAAAACACAAATTTATGCTAGAATGTCTCCTTCTGAAAAGAATGAGTTGGTCTCatgctttcaaaaagtagATTACTGTGTTGGTTTTTGCGGTGATGGTGCCAATGACTGTGGTGCCCTAAAGGCTGCTGACGTTGGTATTTCACTGTCTGAAGCTGAAGCTTCTGTGGCTGCTCCTTTTACCAGCCGATGGTTTGAAATTTCTTGTGTACTCGATGTCATTAAAGATGGTCGTGCCGCTTTGGTGACAAGTTTTGGCTGTTTCCAATATATGGCTTTATATTCTGCTATCCAATTTTTTACTGTCAGTATGTTGTATACAACAAATTCTAATTTAGGTGACTTTCAATTCTTATTCATTGACTTGGCGATAATTTTACCAATTGCCTTATTTATGGGACGATCTAAGCCTTATCATAGACTCGCTCGGAAACGTCCTACAGCGAATTTGGTTTCAAAGCGGATTTTGTCACCCTTAATTGGgcaaatctttttcatctgcACATTTCAGTATATAATTCTTAGACTTGTTCGCCAACAGCCTTGGTACATACCGCCTCCTGCCGCTGGATCTGAAAAATCAAGCATTGCTAATAGCGATGTAACGagtttgtttatattttcttgtttccaGTATATATTGATAGGGCTTGTATTGACTGTTGGGCCTCCATATAGACAAAGAATGTGGAGGAATGTGTCTTTTACTGTCTCAATTTGTGGCTTATTGGGAATTGCGGTATACTTAACCAAGCTGCATGATGAAAACaattattttatgaaacttttttatctGACGCCTATGTCGGACGGTTTTCAGAATCTTATTATACTATGTGCGATAATTTATTATGTTTGTGCTGCTAGTGGCCAGCAGTATATTTTTAGAGGTTTGATAAATACTATTTCAAGGCTTTACCGACGAATGcagaacaaaagaaaagtgtCAAAAAAGCTTTACAAACGCCTTTCTGCCAAATTGCATAATGAGCAAGTATAG
- the mis16 gene encoding kinetochore protein Mis16, giving the protein MSQEESVTADIQVGDDHRQIEKEVELEKVIQEEYKLWKQNVPFLYDLVITHALEWPSLTVQWLPDKHTVPGKDYSVQRLLLGTHTSGHDQNYLQVASVQLPNFDEDTVDITPANVRRAHHEGSYNIEVSQKICHDGEVNRARYMPQNSDIVATMGVAGNAYVFNLNDHGALPTNNSSPQAILRGHTSEGYGLCWNPNQPGRLATAAEDQLICLWDINTSSFSATESVDLSPTAKFHRHSDIVNDVQYHPQHEALLVSVSDDCTLQIHDTRLNPNDRAPKVIHAHSNAINAVAINPFNDYLLATASADKTVALWDLRSPHQRLHTLEGHEDDVYGLEWSPHDEPILASSSTDRRVCIWDLAKIGEEQSAEDAEDGVPELLFMHGGHTNRISEFSWCPNERWVLASIADDNILQVWSPSRVLWGRDDVQISSRDLE; this is encoded by the exons ATGTCCCAAGAAGAATCTGTGACGGCGGACATTCAAGTAGGTGATGATCACCgccaaattgaaaaagaagttgagttagaaaaagtaattcAGGAAG AGTATAaactttggaaacaaaatgtTCCTTTCCTTTACGATTTAGTTATTACTCATGCTTTGGAATGGCCGTCTCTGACGGTTCAATGGTTACCAGATAAACACAC AGTTCCAGGCAAGGACTACTCGGTTCAACGACTACTCCTAGGAACCCATACTTCAGGGCATGATCAAAACTATTTACAAGTGGCTTCTGTCCAGTTGCCCAATTTCGACGAAGATACTGTCGATATCACACCTGCTAATGTCCGTAGAGCTCATCATGAAGGCTCTTACAACATCGAAGTTAGTCAAAAAATCTGTCACGATGGCGAAGTAAATCGTGCTCGCTATATGCCTCAAAATTCTGACATTGTTGCTACTATGGGCGTTGCCGGGAACGCCTACGTTTTCAACTTGAATGATCATGGTGCTTTACCGACAAACAATTCTTCCCCACAAGCTATCCTTCGTGGTCATACCTCCGAAGGGTATGGCCTTTGCTGGAACCCTAACCAGCCAGGTCGTTTGGCGACGGCCGCTGAAGACCAActcatttgtttatggGACATCAACACGTCCTCTTTTTCGGCTACCGAGTCAGTAGATTTGTCTCCTACCGCAAAATTCCACCGTCATTCTGATATTGTTAATGATGTCCAATATCATCCTCAACATGAAGCTCTTTTGGTTTCAGTGTCCGACGATTGCACTTTGCAAATACACGATACTAGATTGAATCCTAACGATCGTGCTCCTAAGGTTATTCATGCACATTCGAACGCCATTAATGCTGTAGCCATTAACCCTTTCAATGACTACTTACTAGCTACTGCCAGTGCTGATAAAACCGTTGCTCTCTGGGACCTTCGCAGTCCTCACCAGCGCCTTCATACATTAGAAGGACACGAAGACGATGTCTACGGCTTAGAGTGGTCCCCTCATGATGAACCAATTTTGGCCTCCAGTTCTACTGATCGCCGTGTTTGTATATGGGATCTGGCCAAAATTGGAGAAGAACAGTCCGCGGAGGATGCTGAGGATGGCGTTCCCGAATTGTTATTCATGCATGGTGGACACACAAACAGAATTTCAGAATTCAGCTGGTGCCCAAATGAACGATGGGTACTTGCGAGTATAGCCGACGATAACATTCTTCAGGTATGGAGTCCTTCCAGAGTTCTTTGGGGTCGTGATGATGTACAAATCTCATCTCGCGATTTAGAGTAA
- the sec15 gene encoding exocyst complex subunit Sec15 codes for MDFDCLEFVNKIATIESNGDTLDHLPRLITLACQKNQEQQVYQRLNELGNKNAIRVEQLCAENNQDFSKSVYQLSVVRNELHSLRSHIADLNTDIQASGKDLKNMKQQLNSLKDSERRLFLYQDLTQSCLQIFYKLKDAQELLSKKQYLSSLRICSEVQKIYLKRIEGLTIHTLVQQMISKMQNSVCSSALEDLHEWLFALRKKLPLVGEICFKEIDEARRRWAKNYREDLINLTTRTPFSLDLAILEYVDFDPLDNDLVKVDFNSLYVCVQVHSYLGILSSFQASFEKDRKRQQEFLAPKSLESINLEVIGEWLKSVAGYMIVEYYILQEIPNFRSYEEVQNIWAIICDKLIESILRVAFSEQSTTAIIKMKNNIVLLMHTMERFGFATQSLHSLSVELIDAFGGALMFKHLASFEEAFETDLYAPMVINNEKEYDELIAPYWTLPPAPLPRMVEFSKMCSLCCITLSKFTRHFFMFSNDSITLALDVQEKIPRFYRRFILHSLLEKLKHLYPKLNLSQMAQLVKNFYAFEEPLLQMEKTLIISKSTSHAGNENVNVNIKSSDILEGLANARKSALHEIFVKINHKIDDFIGLAEYDWSTTVARTAPSGFLQEMVPYLQTIYLDSLAGLPNHDKSYVYLETLDHLCTAMIDLLSNPAIRRVSSAAAEGFKVDVEYLESFASQVPDQSIVNADSFIELRQCANLLLGDNIEDYMDTDKFNRDFNRLHPSTSVKLLERLISGYSANPLSNDRPKRRAIENLLTVFRRKTN; via the exons ATGGACTTTGATTGTTTGGAATTTGTAAATAAG ATTGCTACAATAGAATCAAATGGAGACACTTTGGATCATTTACCACGTCTGATAACTTTGGCGtgtcaaaaaaatcaagaacAGCAAGTGTATCAAAGACTCAATGAACTAGGCAACAAGAATGCGATCCGTGTCGAACAGCTATGCGCCGAAAATAATCAG GATTTTAGTAAATCTGTTTATCAGTTATCCGTAGTGAGAAATGAACTTCATAGTTTGCGTTCTCATATTGCAGACCTTAATACTGATATTCAAGCCAGCGGTAaggatttaaaaaatatg AAACAACAATTGAATTCGTTAAAGGATTCTGAACGCCGACTCTTTTTATATCAGGACCTGACTCAGAGCTGTCTTCAAATATTCTACAAGTTGAAAGATGCTCAAGAGTTGTTGtccaaaaagcaatattTATCATCTTTGAGGATATGCTCCGAAGTTCAAAAGATATATTTAAAACGGATTGAAGGACTTACAATACACACTCTCGTTCAACAAATGATTTCTAAAATGCAAAATTCCGTTTGTTCTTCGGCATTAGAGGATCTTCATGAATggctttttgctttaagaaaaaagttaCCACTTGTAGGAGAAATCTgctttaaagaaattgatgagGCTCGAAGGAGATGGGCAAAAAATTACCGGGAAGATTTGATCAATCTTACTACGAGAACCCCTTTCTCGCTGGATTTAGCAATTCTGGAATATGTGGATT TTGATCCTCTCGACAATGATTTAGTAAAGGTTGACTTCAATTCCCTTTATGTTTGTGTACAGGTTCACTCGTACCTAGGCATTTTAAGCTCATTTCAGGCGTCATTCGAGAAGGATCGCAAACGCCAACAAGAATTCTTAGCTCCAAAAAGTTTGGAGTCTATCAATTTGGAAGTTATTGGTGAGTGGTTGAAATCAGTTGCCGGATATATGATAGTCGAATACTATATTCTGCAGGAAATTCCCAATTTTCGGTCTTACGAAGAAGTACAAAATATATGGGCTATTATCTGTGATAAATTAATCGAAAGCATATTACGAGTGGCATTTTCAGAACAAAGTACAACAGCAATtataaagatgaaaaacaatattGTCTTATTAATGCACACGATGGAACGTTTTGGTTTTGCTACACAAAGTTTGCATAGCCTTTCGGTGGAATTGATAGACGCTTTCGGAGGAGCACTGATGTTTAAGCACCTTGCGTCTTTTGAGGAAGCCTTTGAGACAGATTTATACGCTCCAATGGTAATTAATAACGAAAAAGAGTATGATGAGCTGATTGCTCCTTACTGGACATTACCACCTGCCCCTTTACCTCGTATGGTAGAATTTTCCAAGATGTGCTCTCTATGTTGTATAAcactttcaaaatttaCTCGACacttttttatgttttccaATGATTCTATAACGCTAGCGTTAGAtgttcaagaaaagatcCCAAGG TTTTACAGAAGATTTATTTTGCACAGTTTGCTTGAAAAACTGAAGCATCTTTATCCAAAACTAAATTTATCACAGATGGCTCAGTTGGTAAAAAATTTCTACGCTTTTGAGGAACCGTTGTTGCAAATGGAGAAGACTTTAATAATCAGTAAATCTACTTCGCATGCTGGGAATGAAAATGTCAATGTAAACATCAAGTCTTCCGATATATTGGAAGGTTTAGCAAACGCACGCAAATCTGCCTTACACGAAATTTTCGTTAAAATTAATCATAAGATTGATGACTTTATCGGTTTGGCAGAATACGATTG GTCCACTACAGTGGCTCGTACTGCTCCAAGTGGATTTTTGCAGGAAATGGTTCCGTACCTACAAACTATTTACCTCGATTCACTAGCAGGTCTTCCTAACCATGACAAATCTTACGTGTATTTAGAAACGTTAGACCACTTGTGTACTGCAATGATTGATTTACTCTCAAACCCTGCGATTCGTAGAGTCTCAAGTGCAGCAGCAGAAGGATTCAAAGTTGATGTCGAATATTTGGAAAGCTTCGCTTCCCAGGTACCGGATCAAAGTATTGTGAATGCAGATAGCTTTATTGAGCTAAGGCAATGTGCCAACTTACTGTTGGGAGATAATATTGAAGATTATATGGATACTGACAAGTTCAATCGTGACTTCAATCGTTTGCATCCATCGACTTCCGTGAAGTTATTAGAGAG ACTCATTAGCGGTTATTCTGCCAACCCTTTAAGTAATGACCGCCCAAAGCGTCGCGCTATAGAGAACTTGCTTACTGTGTTTCgacgaaaaacaaattga